The following are encoded in a window of Panicum virgatum strain AP13 chromosome 5N, P.virgatum_v5, whole genome shotgun sequence genomic DNA:
- the LOC120675988 gene encoding protein SAR DEFICIENT 1-like isoform X2 produces the protein MAAKRLHDGYGHDGDQPDDKRIRRLPSFSTVIREAMMQKHLTNLFRILEPLLRRVVQEELQAGLMQSPRYIERSPATPPAERPAWKLAFRTPPQLPIFTGSKIEDASGAPLEIVLVDTDTGSPAALPQALRVELVPLFGDFLQDGREDWAPEEFQKEIVKEREGKRPLLTGDVNLTMREGRATVGELQFTDNSSWVRCRKFRIGVRVVPGSYDGARIQEAMTEAFVVRDHRGELYRKHYPPVLGDDVWRLEKIGKEGAFHRKLRNNNVVTVQEFVRMLMVKPDELRAILGEGMTDRMWEVTTNHARTCEPDDKVYVYAGPHGTIYVNSVFKLVRVEIGGVEWPLQQLRGHAMIVQQLMLEAYEQRHSLQEAEAFMLHGHAANNVPLLQNAAHVAAPAPAETPLWYQNGPEIEFPAPVVDDVVSIPQANSFGYQWPGQVFHMPG, from the exons ATGGCAGCGAAGCGGCTCCACGACGGGTACGGGCACGACGGCGACCAGCCCGACGACAAGCGGATTCGCCGCCTGCCCTCCTTCTCGAC GGTGATCCGGGAGGCGATGATGCAGAAGCACTTGACGAACCTGTTCAGGATTCTCgagcccctcctccgccgcgtg GTGCAGGAGGAGCTCCAGGCGGGGCTGATGCAGAGCCCGCGCTACATCGAGAGGTCCCCGGCGACGCCGCCCGCCGAGCGCCCGGCGTGGAAGCTGGCGTTCCGGACCCCGCCGCAGCTGCCGATCTTCACGGGCAGCAAGATCGAGGACGCCAGCGGCGCCCCGCTGGAGATCGTCCTCGTGGACACGGACACGGGGTCCCCCGCCGCGCTCCCGCAGGCGCTGCGCGTCGAGCTGGTCCCGCTCTTCGGGGACTTCCTGCAGGACGGCCGCGAGGACTGGGCCCCCGAGGAGTTCCAGAAGGAGATCGTGAAGGAGCGCGAGGGCAAGCGCCCGCTCCTCACCGGCGACGTCAACCTCACCATGCGGGAGGGCCGCGCCACGGTGGGCGAGCTCCAGTTCACGGACAACTCGTCGTGGGTCCGCTGCCGCAAGTTCCGCATCGGCGTCCGCGTCGTGCCCGGCAGCTACGACGGCGCCAGGATCCAGGAGGCCATGACGGAGGCCTTCGTCGTCAGGGACCACCGCGGCGAGCTCTACCGAAAGCACTACCCCCCCGTCCTTGGCGACGACGTCTGGAGGCTCGAGAAGATCGGGAAGGAAGGCGCGTTCCACCGGAAGCTGAGGAACAACAACGTCGTCACCGTCCAGGAGTTCGTCAGGATGCTCATGGTAAAGCCCGACGAGCTGCGCGCG ATTCTGGGCGAGGGCATGACCGACCGCATGTGGGAGGTGACCACGAACCACGCCAGGACCTGCGAACCCGACGACAAGGTGTACGTCTACGCCGGGCCGCACGGCACCATCTACGTGAACTCCGTCTTCAAGCTCGTGAGGGTCGAGATCGGCGGCGTGGAGTGGCcgctgcagcagctgaggggCCATGCG ATGATTGTGCAGCAGCTGATGCTGGAGGCGTACGAGCAGCGCCACAGCCTCCAGGAGGCCGAAGCCTTCATGCTCCACGGCCACGCCGCAAACAACGTTCCACTGCTGCAGA ATGCAGCACAtgtcgcggcgccggcgcctgcgGAGACACCGCTGTGGTACCAGAACGGCCCGGAGATCGAGTTCCCGGCGCCGGTCGTCGACGACGTGGTCTCCATTCCCCAAGCCAACAGCTTCGGCTACCAGTGGCCTGGCCAAGTGTTCCACATGCCAGGTTAA
- the LOC120675988 gene encoding protein SAR DEFICIENT 1-like isoform X1: protein MAAKRLHDGYGHDGDQPDDKRIRRLPSFSTVIREAMMQKHLTNLFRILEPLLRRVVQEELQAGLMQSPRYIERSPATPPAERPAWKLAFRTPPQLPIFTGSKIEDASGAPLEIVLVDTDTGSPAALPQALRVELVPLFGDFLQDGREDWAPEEFQKEIVKEREGKRPLLTGDVNLTMREGRATVGELQFTDNSSWVRCRKFRIGVRVVPGSYDGARIQEAMTEAFVVRDHRGELYRKHYPPVLGDDVWRLEKIGKEGAFHRKLRNNNVVTVQEFVRMLMVKPDELRAILGEGMTDRMWEVTTNHARTCEPDDKVYVYAGPHGTIYVNSVFKLVRVEIGGVEWPLQQLRGHAKMIVQQLMLEAYEQRHSLQEAEAFMLHGHAANNVPLLQNAAHVAAPAPAETPLWYQNGPEIEFPAPVVDDVVSIPQANSFGYQWPGQVFHMPG from the exons ATGGCAGCGAAGCGGCTCCACGACGGGTACGGGCACGACGGCGACCAGCCCGACGACAAGCGGATTCGCCGCCTGCCCTCCTTCTCGAC GGTGATCCGGGAGGCGATGATGCAGAAGCACTTGACGAACCTGTTCAGGATTCTCgagcccctcctccgccgcgtg GTGCAGGAGGAGCTCCAGGCGGGGCTGATGCAGAGCCCGCGCTACATCGAGAGGTCCCCGGCGACGCCGCCCGCCGAGCGCCCGGCGTGGAAGCTGGCGTTCCGGACCCCGCCGCAGCTGCCGATCTTCACGGGCAGCAAGATCGAGGACGCCAGCGGCGCCCCGCTGGAGATCGTCCTCGTGGACACGGACACGGGGTCCCCCGCCGCGCTCCCGCAGGCGCTGCGCGTCGAGCTGGTCCCGCTCTTCGGGGACTTCCTGCAGGACGGCCGCGAGGACTGGGCCCCCGAGGAGTTCCAGAAGGAGATCGTGAAGGAGCGCGAGGGCAAGCGCCCGCTCCTCACCGGCGACGTCAACCTCACCATGCGGGAGGGCCGCGCCACGGTGGGCGAGCTCCAGTTCACGGACAACTCGTCGTGGGTCCGCTGCCGCAAGTTCCGCATCGGCGTCCGCGTCGTGCCCGGCAGCTACGACGGCGCCAGGATCCAGGAGGCCATGACGGAGGCCTTCGTCGTCAGGGACCACCGCGGCGAGCTCTACCGAAAGCACTACCCCCCCGTCCTTGGCGACGACGTCTGGAGGCTCGAGAAGATCGGGAAGGAAGGCGCGTTCCACCGGAAGCTGAGGAACAACAACGTCGTCACCGTCCAGGAGTTCGTCAGGATGCTCATGGTAAAGCCCGACGAGCTGCGCGCG ATTCTGGGCGAGGGCATGACCGACCGCATGTGGGAGGTGACCACGAACCACGCCAGGACCTGCGAACCCGACGACAAGGTGTACGTCTACGCCGGGCCGCACGGCACCATCTACGTGAACTCCGTCTTCAAGCTCGTGAGGGTCGAGATCGGCGGCGTGGAGTGGCcgctgcagcagctgaggggCCATGCG AAGATGATTGTGCAGCAGCTGATGCTGGAGGCGTACGAGCAGCGCCACAGCCTCCAGGAGGCCGAAGCCTTCATGCTCCACGGCCACGCCGCAAACAACGTTCCACTGCTGCAGA ATGCAGCACAtgtcgcggcgccggcgcctgcgGAGACACCGCTGTGGTACCAGAACGGCCCGGAGATCGAGTTCCCGGCGCCGGTCGTCGACGACGTGGTCTCCATTCCCCAAGCCAACAGCTTCGGCTACCAGTGGCCTGGCCAAGTGTTCCACATGCCAGGTTAA
- the LOC120672219 gene encoding endo-1,4-beta-xylanase 1-like, with protein MSSAFPELSAAHPTALMVSPTSRLSSLASLRSPPTRTVHTTCASASLPWLCVCRAQEETAHFGMNLVDGHCDSEDGLAGWAPSGSCTLSAHAEDPAADALPPPLAATADGDDDDEEEAVRLARKPSGRYVLAAHRRDEKDGLCRALSRAPRPKVTYRVAGWVGVGDGGAEGSHAVHVEVRVAGHRRVGGGVVVVEPGKWGDIKGSFRVDDDEPPRSAKVYVHGPPAGVDLKVMDLQVCAVNKIPRLRHLRKKADRVRKRDVILKLSSRAAEDGVSGVAGAHIQVIQVQNSFPIGSCITKAGIQNPEYVDFFTKHFDWAVLENELKWYYTEAVQGQVSYADADELIGFCDRHGKPVRGHCIFWAVENAVQPWVRALNGDQLRAAVEARLRGLVSRYAGRFPHYEVNNEMLHGAFFQQRLGDDANAHMFRETAQIDPAPALFVNDYNVESANDPNATPEKYVALVTDLQRRGAPVGGIGIQGHVTHPVGDIICDALDKLAVTGLPIWVTELDVSAADEAVRADDLEIVLREAFAHPAVEGVMLWGFMQGHMWRSHGQLVNADGRLTEAGTRFAGLRREWTSHARGKVDANGTFRFRGFHGTYQVFLTTAAGEVKKQTFDVKKGDAPLVLDMNF; from the exons ATGTCGTCTGCATTCCCTGAGCTGTCCGCCGCCCATCCAACTGCTCTGATGGTGTCCCCGACCTCACGTCTATCGTCGCTCGCGAGCCTGCGATCTCCTCCGACACGCACTGTGCACACGACATGTGCCTCTGCCTCATTGCCCTGGTTATGTGTGTGTCGCGCGCAGGAGGAGACGGCTCACTTCGGCATGAACCTCGTCGACGGCCACTGCGACTCGGAGGACGGCCTCGCCGGCTGGGCTCCGTCGGGCTCGTGCACGCTCTccgcgcacgccgaggaccCGGCGGCCGACGCGCTTCCTCCGCCGCTGGCAGCCACggcggacggcgacgacgacgatgaggaggaggcggtcCGGCTCGCGCGCAAGCCCAGCGGCCGGTACGTCCTCGCGGCGCACCGCAGGGACGAGAAGGACGGGCTGTGCCGGGCGCTCTCGCGCGCGCCGAGGCCCAAGGTCACGTACCGGGTGGCCGGGTGGGTCGGcgtgggcgacggcggcgcggagggctCCCACGCCGTGCACGTCGAGGTCCGCgtggccggccaccgccgggtcggcggcggcgtggtcgtcgtcgAGCCCGGGAAGTGGGGCGACATCAAGGGCTCGTTCCGGGTCGATGACGACgagccgccgcgctccgccaaGGTGTACGTGCacgggccgccggccggggtggaTCTCAAGGTCATGGACCTGCAGGTGTGCGCCGTGAACAAGATCCCAAGGCTCAGGCACCTCAGGAAGAAGGCGGACAGG GTGCGCAAGCGTGACGTGATCCTGAAGCTCAGCAGccgggcggcggaggacggcgtGTCGGGCGTCGCCGGAGCGCACATCCAAGTGATCCAGGTCCAGAACAGCTTCCCCATCGGGTCGTGCATCACCAAGGCGGGCATCCAGAACCCCGAGTACGTGGACTTCTTCACCAAGCACTTCGACTGGGCCGTGCTGGAGAACGAGCTCAAGTGGTACTACACGGAGGCCGTCCAGGGCCAGGTGAGctacgccgacgccgacgagctcatcGGCTTCTGCGACCGGCACGGCAAGCCGGTGCGCGGGCACTGCATCTTCTGGGCGGTGGAGAACGCGGTGCAGCCGTGGGTCCGCGCGCTGAACGGCGaccagctccgcgccgccgtggaggcccGGCTGCGCGGCCTGGTGTCGCGCTACGCCGGGCGGTTCCCGCACTACGAGGTGAACAACGAGATGCTGCACGGCGCCTTCTTCCAGCAGCGCCTGGGCGACGACGCCAACGCGCACATGTTCCGGGAGACGGCGCAGATcgacccggcgccggcgctgttcGTGAACGACTACAACGTGGAGAGCGCCAACGACCCCAACGCCACGCCGGAGAAGTACGTGGCGCTGGTCACCGAcctgcagcggcgcggcgcgccggtGGGCGGGATCGGGATCCAGGGCCACGTGACGCACCCGGTGGGGGACATCATCTGCGACGCGCTGGACAAGCTCGCCGTCACGGGGCTCCCCATCTGGGTCACGGAGCTGGACGTGTCGGCCGCCGACGAGGCCGTGCGCGCCGACGACCTGGAGATCGTGCTCAGGGAGGCGTTCGCGCACCCGGCCGTGGAGGGCGTCATGCTGTGGGGGTTCATGCAGGGCCACATGTGGCGCTCCCACGGCCAGCTCGTCAACGCCGACGGCAGGCTCACCGAGGCCGGCACCCGCTTCGCGGGGCTCCGGCGGGAGTGGACGTCGCACGCGAGGGGGAAGGTGGACGCCAACGGGACGTTCAGGTTCAGGGGGTTCCACGGCACGTACCAGGTGTTCCTCAcgacggccgccggcgaggtgaaGAAGCAGACGTTCGACGTCAAAAAGGGGGACGCGCCGCTCGTGCTCGACATGAATTTCTAG